One Brassica napus cultivar Da-Ae chromosome A5, Da-Ae, whole genome shotgun sequence DNA window includes the following coding sequences:
- the LOC125575655 gene encoding uncharacterized protein LOC125575655 isoform X4, with protein sequence MRTPALLLLLLAFVSIIPPSSGHGEWGILTEQNFSSQIRLHPHILLFVTAPWCGESRSIKNEITQLVHTSDEYGSLKLMVVYRNSEKVLAQAIGASNEITILYYHHSVPYNYRGKLRALNILSSLRPYLASPPEELPLKHLKSPESLKDFLESSDKALILFEFCGWTSTLLSELKRNVTEDNLWHGNFSKKVETDRVLKLRGKNNQKVADHTKWKLMCRLQSGFGRVPWLEDFSYVNDTAALQENDRANGGSGQTCNHEQFKQFSSFLSKLIAAAKEFSLPPERQKFGLITEKSLASPFTVGESDSWTAVLQLAGCPHCSKILKAEDDIQRLLKMENPIVSELEDNRQDHESSLPANKPSVILFVDRSSGSLETRRKSMKALCTFREVAAQHKASDIINWGNDIKSQNSVSQADEESGSVSLQKTARSFKTIKLENKVSFVIMDGDKNVALDTIASGMEGSSLQELLTNLVHRRKEKKLSSIAKDVGFRLLSDDVHIKILDALPSQAEVIPGQDTSSAEGSSESSLEPREGDVQNKVGMSLKEKDKMKPPESESSPQDDKEQVSTNRSEQLVMDKAGVYKTKNVEEEIKVLLNSESKEDLVHSFTGLFFFSDANYKLLRGLTGDVKIPSAVIIDPALQQHYVLQDELAFSYSSLVDSLHGYLNGSLSPYTRSETTIHKPKEATVPPFVNLDFHEADSIPRITVNRFSHMVQAWNQSSGEKAPCPLCEDVLVLFSNSWCGFCQRMELAVREVYRSLKDCKAILQRESKNKHKSAETPTNGENLKSPLIYLMDCTLNDCSLILNSINQREVYPSVVFFPAERNKVILYEGETSVTDITEFLDRHANNSREFFRIIPTLSGKGRKHSNKLDQSSSAVNNEVKEKDVDKLVEVVVSNRDPPEREVTQDQVSPQSPPMHSVKPAVPKVKIGTILVATERLGDSPPFSNSKILILKASRESGFMGVIFNKRLRWSSFPDLDGGQTAELLKDTILSLGGPVMDPEKPLLALSREGDPSTDLELSPGVYFLDHESVARRIQELKSRDVKPSDYWFFVGYSSWSYEQLFDEIGLGVWDVDNNQLDFAWP encoded by the exons GGTGTGGCGAGTCAAGATCCATCAAGAATGAAATAACTCAGCTGGTTCATACTAGTGACGAGTATGGCTCGTTGAAGTTGATGGTTGTTTACAGAAACTCAGAGAAGGTGTTAGCACAAGCCATTGGTGCTTCCAACGAGATTACGATTTTGTACTATCACCATAGTGTTCCTTATAACTATCGTGGGAAACTCCGAGCCTTAAATATATTGTCGTCTCTTCGTCCTTATTTGGCATCTCCTCCTGAAGAACTCCCTCTCAAGCATTTGAAGTCTCCAGAGAGTTTGAAGGATTTTCTTGAATCATCTGACAAGGCTTTGATTCTGTTCGAGTTTTGCGGATGGACTAGTACACTTCTCTCTGAGTTGAAGAGGAATGTCACTGAAGATAACCTTTGGCATG GAAACTTCTCCAAAAAAGTTGAAACTGACCGAGTGCTGAAGTTAAGAGGAAAAAATAACCAGAAGGTGGCTG ACCATACAAAATGGAAATTGATGTGTAGACTCCAAAGCGGATTTGGTAGAGTTCCTTGGCTTGAGGATTTTAGCTATGTCAATGATACTGCTGCTTTGCAGGAGAATGACAGAGCGAACGGGGGTTCTGGACAGACATGTAACCATGAACAGTTCAAGCAATTCAGTTCATTCCTCTCAAAATTGATTGCCGCCGCAAAAGAGTTTTCCCTGCCTCCTGAAAGGCAAAAATTTGGTCTGATCACAGAAAAATCACTGGCTTCACCATTTACTGTTGGAGAATCTGATTCGTGGACAGCCGTCCTTCAGCTGGCAGGATGTCCACATTGTTCAAAGATTCTCAAGGCTGAAGATGACATTCAGAGACTCTTAAAGATGGAAAATCCCATAGTCTCAGAG CTGGAGGATAACCGGCAGGACCACGAGTCATCTTTGCCTGCAAATAAACCGTCGGTTATTCTTTTTGTGGATAGATCAAGTGGCTCCTTGGAAACTAGAAGGAAGAGTATGAAAGCACTTTGTACTTTCAGGGAGGTAGCTGCACAACATAAAGCGTCTGACATAATAAACTGGGGGAATGATATTAAGTCTCAGAACTCCGTTAGCCAGGCTGATGAAGAATCGGGATCCGTGTCTCTTCAGAAAACTGCCCGAAGTTTTAAGACGATCAAGTTAGAGAATAAGGTCTCTTTTGTGATTATGGATGGGGATAAAAATGTGGCCCTTGATACCATAGCTTCAGGAATGGAAGGCAGTTCCCTGCAGGAGCTACTGACAAACCTTGTTcacagaagaaaagaaaaaaagttaagcTCGATTGCTAAGGATGTTGGCTTCCGTCTATTATCTGATGATGTGCACATAAAAATACTGGATGCTTTACCATCACAAGCAGAAGTTATACCTGGTCAAGACACGTCTTCGGCAGAAGGTTCCAGTGAAAGTTCTCTTGAGCCTAGAGAAGGAGATGTGCAGAACAAGGTCGGTATGAGTTTGAAAGAAAAGGACAAAATGAAACCTCCTGAAAGTGAATCATCCCCCCAAGATGATAAAGAGCAGGTTTCTACAAACAGAAGTGAACAATTAGTAATGGATAAGGCTGgggtttataaaacaaaaaatgttgaagaagagatcaagGTATTGTTGAACTCGGAATCGAAGGAAGATCTGGTGCATAGTTTCACGggtttatttttcttctctgACGCAAACTATAAGTTGCTTAGGGGTCTAACTGGTGATGTAAAGATTCCATCAGCAGTAATAATTGATCCTGCTTTACAACAGCACTACGTCCTTCAAGATGAGTTAGCATTCAGCTATTCGTCGCTTGTCGACTCTCTTCATGGATATCTCAATGGAAGTCTATCACCTTATACACGGTCTGAAACCACTATTCACAAGCCTAAGGAAGCTACAGTTCCACCTTTTGTTAATCTGGATTTTCACGAGGCGGATTCTATTCCGCGTATCACAGTCAATAGGTTCTCCCACATGGTTCAGGCATGGAATCAATCCAGTGGAGAGAAGGCTCCGTGTCCTTTGTGCGAGGACGTTTTGGTCCTTTTTAGCAATAGCTGGTGTGGCTTTTGTCAGAGGATGGAGCTAGCTGTGCGTGAAGTATACCGATCACTAAAGGATTGTAAAGCGATTTTACAGAGAGAATCCAAGAACAAACATAAATCAG CAGAGACACCAACTAATGGCGAGAATCTAAAGTCTCCATTGATCTACTTAATGGACTGCACGTTGAATGATTGTAGCTTGATCCTAAACTCAATAAATCAG AGAGAAGTGTATCCTTCTGTGGTGTTCTTTCCAGCCGAGAGAAACAAAGTCATTTTATATGAAGGGGAAACGTCTGTAACTGACATAACCGAGTTTCTGGATCGACATGCAAATAACTCTCGTGAGTTTTTCA GAATCATTCCTACTCTGTCTGGAAAAGGAAGAAAACACTCAAACAAGCTCGACCAATCTTCATCAGCTGTAAACAATGAAGTGAAAGAGAAAGACGTGGATAAACTTGTTGAGGTCGTTGTAAGCAACAGAGATCCTCCTGAAAGAGAGGTAACCCAGGACCAGGTCAGTCCCCAATCGCCTCCAATGCACTCGGTCAAACCTGCTGTTCCTAAAGTGAAAATTGGCACAATCCTGGTTGCTACAGAAAGGCTAGGTGACAGTCCACCGTTTTCAAACTCAAAGATTCTGATCCTAAAAGCAAGCCGAGAATCCGGTTTCATGGGTGTCATCTTCAACAAACGGTTACGATGGTCATCGTTCCCTGACCTGGACGGCGGCCAAACAGCTGAGCTCTTGAAAGACACGATTCTGTCTCTCGGAGGTCCAGTGATGGATCCAGAAAAGCCGCTTTTGGCTCTGAGCCGAGAGGGAGACCCCTCCACGGATCTTGAACTCTCACCAGGCGTGTATTTCCTTGATCACGAGTCGGTGGCCCGTCGAATCCAAGAGTTGAAGTCTAGAGATGTGAAACCAAGTGATTATTGGTTTTTCGTGGGATACTCAAGCTGGAGCTATGAACAGTTGTTTGATGAGattggtcttggagtatgggaTGTTGATAACAACCAGCTTGACTTCGCTTGGCCTTGA
- the LOC125575655 gene encoding uncharacterized protein LOC125575655 isoform X1, which yields MRTPALLLLLLAFVSIIPPSSGHGEWGILTEQNFSSQIRLHPHILLFVTAPWCGESRSIKNEITQLVHTSDEYGSLKLMVVYRNSEKVLAQAIGASNEITILYYHHSVPYNYRGKLRALNILSSLRPYLASPPEELPLKHLKSPESLKDFLESSDKALILFEFCGWTSTLLSELKRNVTEDNLWHGNFSKKVETDRVLKLRGKNNQKVAVADHTKWKLMCRLQSGFGRVPWLEDFSYVNDTAALQENDRANGGSGQTCNHEQFKQFSSFLSKLIAAAKEFSLPPERQKFGLITEKSLASPFTVGESDSWTAVLQLAGCPHCSKILKAEDDIQRLLKMENPIVSELEDNRQDHESSLPANKPSVILFVDRSSGSLETRRKSMKALCTFREVAAQHKASDIINWGNDIKSQNSVSQADEESGSVSLQKTARSFKTIKLENKVSFVIMDGDKNVALDTIASGMEGSSLQELLTNLVHRRKEKKLSSIAKDVGFRLLSDDVHIKILDALPSQAEVIPGQDTSSAEGSSESSLEPREGDVQNKVGMSLKEKDKMKPPESESSPQDDKEQVSTNRSEQLVMDKAGVYKTKNVEEEIKVLLNSESKEDLVHSFTGLFFFSDANYKLLRGLTGDVKIPSAVIIDPALQQHYVLQDELAFSYSSLVDSLHGYLNGSLSPYTRSETTIHKPKEATVPPFVNLDFHEADSIPRITVNRFSHMVQAWNQSSGEKAPCPLCEDVLVLFSNSWCGFCQRMELAVREVYRSLKDCKAILQRESKNKHKSAETPTNGENLKSPLIYLMDCTLNDCSLILNSINQREVYPSVVFFPAERNKVILYEGETSVTDITEFLDRHANNSREFFRIIPTLSGKGRKHSNKLDQSSSAVNNEVKEKDVDKLVEVVVSNRDPPEREVTQDQVSPQSPPMHSVKPAVPKVKIGTILVATERLGDSPPFSNSKILILKASRESGFMGVIFNKRLRWSSFPDLDGGQTAELLKDTILSLGGPVMDPEKPLLALSREGDPSTDLELSPGVYFLDHESVARRIQELKSRDVKPSDYWFFVGYSSWSYEQLFDEIGLGVWDVDNNQLDFAWP from the exons GGTGTGGCGAGTCAAGATCCATCAAGAATGAAATAACTCAGCTGGTTCATACTAGTGACGAGTATGGCTCGTTGAAGTTGATGGTTGTTTACAGAAACTCAGAGAAGGTGTTAGCACAAGCCATTGGTGCTTCCAACGAGATTACGATTTTGTACTATCACCATAGTGTTCCTTATAACTATCGTGGGAAACTCCGAGCCTTAAATATATTGTCGTCTCTTCGTCCTTATTTGGCATCTCCTCCTGAAGAACTCCCTCTCAAGCATTTGAAGTCTCCAGAGAGTTTGAAGGATTTTCTTGAATCATCTGACAAGGCTTTGATTCTGTTCGAGTTTTGCGGATGGACTAGTACACTTCTCTCTGAGTTGAAGAGGAATGTCACTGAAGATAACCTTTGGCATG GAAACTTCTCCAAAAAAGTTGAAACTGACCGAGTGCTGAAGTTAAGAGGAAAAAATAACCAGAAGGTGGCTG TAGCAGACCATACAAAATGGAAATTGATGTGTAGACTCCAAAGCGGATTTGGTAGAGTTCCTTGGCTTGAGGATTTTAGCTATGTCAATGATACTGCTGCTTTGCAGGAGAATGACAGAGCGAACGGGGGTTCTGGACAGACATGTAACCATGAACAGTTCAAGCAATTCAGTTCATTCCTCTCAAAATTGATTGCCGCCGCAAAAGAGTTTTCCCTGCCTCCTGAAAGGCAAAAATTTGGTCTGATCACAGAAAAATCACTGGCTTCACCATTTACTGTTGGAGAATCTGATTCGTGGACAGCCGTCCTTCAGCTGGCAGGATGTCCACATTGTTCAAAGATTCTCAAGGCTGAAGATGACATTCAGAGACTCTTAAAGATGGAAAATCCCATAGTCTCAGAG CTGGAGGATAACCGGCAGGACCACGAGTCATCTTTGCCTGCAAATAAACCGTCGGTTATTCTTTTTGTGGATAGATCAAGTGGCTCCTTGGAAACTAGAAGGAAGAGTATGAAAGCACTTTGTACTTTCAGGGAGGTAGCTGCACAACATAAAGCGTCTGACATAATAAACTGGGGGAATGATATTAAGTCTCAGAACTCCGTTAGCCAGGCTGATGAAGAATCGGGATCCGTGTCTCTTCAGAAAACTGCCCGAAGTTTTAAGACGATCAAGTTAGAGAATAAGGTCTCTTTTGTGATTATGGATGGGGATAAAAATGTGGCCCTTGATACCATAGCTTCAGGAATGGAAGGCAGTTCCCTGCAGGAGCTACTGACAAACCTTGTTcacagaagaaaagaaaaaaagttaagcTCGATTGCTAAGGATGTTGGCTTCCGTCTATTATCTGATGATGTGCACATAAAAATACTGGATGCTTTACCATCACAAGCAGAAGTTATACCTGGTCAAGACACGTCTTCGGCAGAAGGTTCCAGTGAAAGTTCTCTTGAGCCTAGAGAAGGAGATGTGCAGAACAAGGTCGGTATGAGTTTGAAAGAAAAGGACAAAATGAAACCTCCTGAAAGTGAATCATCCCCCCAAGATGATAAAGAGCAGGTTTCTACAAACAGAAGTGAACAATTAGTAATGGATAAGGCTGgggtttataaaacaaaaaatgttgaagaagagatcaagGTATTGTTGAACTCGGAATCGAAGGAAGATCTGGTGCATAGTTTCACGggtttatttttcttctctgACGCAAACTATAAGTTGCTTAGGGGTCTAACTGGTGATGTAAAGATTCCATCAGCAGTAATAATTGATCCTGCTTTACAACAGCACTACGTCCTTCAAGATGAGTTAGCATTCAGCTATTCGTCGCTTGTCGACTCTCTTCATGGATATCTCAATGGAAGTCTATCACCTTATACACGGTCTGAAACCACTATTCACAAGCCTAAGGAAGCTACAGTTCCACCTTTTGTTAATCTGGATTTTCACGAGGCGGATTCTATTCCGCGTATCACAGTCAATAGGTTCTCCCACATGGTTCAGGCATGGAATCAATCCAGTGGAGAGAAGGCTCCGTGTCCTTTGTGCGAGGACGTTTTGGTCCTTTTTAGCAATAGCTGGTGTGGCTTTTGTCAGAGGATGGAGCTAGCTGTGCGTGAAGTATACCGATCACTAAAGGATTGTAAAGCGATTTTACAGAGAGAATCCAAGAACAAACATAAATCAG CAGAGACACCAACTAATGGCGAGAATCTAAAGTCTCCATTGATCTACTTAATGGACTGCACGTTGAATGATTGTAGCTTGATCCTAAACTCAATAAATCAG AGAGAAGTGTATCCTTCTGTGGTGTTCTTTCCAGCCGAGAGAAACAAAGTCATTTTATATGAAGGGGAAACGTCTGTAACTGACATAACCGAGTTTCTGGATCGACATGCAAATAACTCTCGTGAGTTTTTCA GAATCATTCCTACTCTGTCTGGAAAAGGAAGAAAACACTCAAACAAGCTCGACCAATCTTCATCAGCTGTAAACAATGAAGTGAAAGAGAAAGACGTGGATAAACTTGTTGAGGTCGTTGTAAGCAACAGAGATCCTCCTGAAAGAGAGGTAACCCAGGACCAGGTCAGTCCCCAATCGCCTCCAATGCACTCGGTCAAACCTGCTGTTCCTAAAGTGAAAATTGGCACAATCCTGGTTGCTACAGAAAGGCTAGGTGACAGTCCACCGTTTTCAAACTCAAAGATTCTGATCCTAAAAGCAAGCCGAGAATCCGGTTTCATGGGTGTCATCTTCAACAAACGGTTACGATGGTCATCGTTCCCTGACCTGGACGGCGGCCAAACAGCTGAGCTCTTGAAAGACACGATTCTGTCTCTCGGAGGTCCAGTGATGGATCCAGAAAAGCCGCTTTTGGCTCTGAGCCGAGAGGGAGACCCCTCCACGGATCTTGAACTCTCACCAGGCGTGTATTTCCTTGATCACGAGTCGGTGGCCCGTCGAATCCAAGAGTTGAAGTCTAGAGATGTGAAACCAAGTGATTATTGGTTTTTCGTGGGATACTCAAGCTGGAGCTATGAACAGTTGTTTGATGAGattggtcttggagtatgggaTGTTGATAACAACCAGCTTGACTTCGCTTGGCCTTGA
- the LOC125575655 gene encoding uncharacterized protein LOC125575655 isoform X5, which produces MRTPALLLLLLAFVSIIPPSSGHGEWGILTEQNFSSQIRLHPHILLFVTAPWCGESRSIKNEITQLVHTSDEYGSLKLMVVYRNSEKVLAQAIGASNEITILYYHHSVPYNYRGKLRALNILSSLRPYLASPPEELPLKHLKSPESLKDFLESSDKALILFEFCGWTSTLLSELKRNVTEDNLWHGNFSKKVETDRVLKLRGKNNQKENDRANGGSGQTCNHEQFKQFSSFLSKLIAAAKEFSLPPERQKFGLITEKSLASPFTVGESDSWTAVLQLAGCPHCSKILKAEDDIQRLLKMENPIVSELEDNRQDHESSLPANKPSVILFVDRSSGSLETRRKSMKALCTFREVAAQHKASDIINWGNDIKSQNSVSQADEESGSVSLQKTARSFKTIKLENKVSFVIMDGDKNVALDTIASGMEGSSLQELLTNLVHRRKEKKLSSIAKDVGFRLLSDDVHIKILDALPSQAEVIPGQDTSSAEGSSESSLEPREGDVQNKVGMSLKEKDKMKPPESESSPQDDKEQVSTNRSEQLVMDKAGVYKTKNVEEEIKVLLNSESKEDLVHSFTGLFFFSDANYKLLRGLTGDVKIPSAVIIDPALQQHYVLQDELAFSYSSLVDSLHGYLNGSLSPYTRSETTIHKPKEATVPPFVNLDFHEADSIPRITVNRFSHMVQAWNQSSGEKAPCPLCEDVLVLFSNSWCGFCQRMELAVREVYRSLKDCKAILQRESKNKHKSAETPTNGENLKSPLIYLMDCTLNDCSLILNSINQREVYPSVVFFPAERNKVILYEGETSVTDITEFLDRHANNSREFFRIIPTLSGKGRKHSNKLDQSSSAVNNEVKEKDVDKLVEVVVSNRDPPEREVTQDQVSPQSPPMHSVKPAVPKVKIGTILVATERLGDSPPFSNSKILILKASRESGFMGVIFNKRLRWSSFPDLDGGQTAELLKDTILSLGGPVMDPEKPLLALSREGDPSTDLELSPGVYFLDHESVARRIQELKSRDVKPSDYWFFVGYSSWSYEQLFDEIGLGVWDVDNNQLDFAWP; this is translated from the exons GGTGTGGCGAGTCAAGATCCATCAAGAATGAAATAACTCAGCTGGTTCATACTAGTGACGAGTATGGCTCGTTGAAGTTGATGGTTGTTTACAGAAACTCAGAGAAGGTGTTAGCACAAGCCATTGGTGCTTCCAACGAGATTACGATTTTGTACTATCACCATAGTGTTCCTTATAACTATCGTGGGAAACTCCGAGCCTTAAATATATTGTCGTCTCTTCGTCCTTATTTGGCATCTCCTCCTGAAGAACTCCCTCTCAAGCATTTGAAGTCTCCAGAGAGTTTGAAGGATTTTCTTGAATCATCTGACAAGGCTTTGATTCTGTTCGAGTTTTGCGGATGGACTAGTACACTTCTCTCTGAGTTGAAGAGGAATGTCACTGAAGATAACCTTTGGCATG GAAACTTCTCCAAAAAAGTTGAAACTGACCGAGTGCTGAAGTTAAGAGGAAAAAATAACCAGAAG GAGAATGACAGAGCGAACGGGGGTTCTGGACAGACATGTAACCATGAACAGTTCAAGCAATTCAGTTCATTCCTCTCAAAATTGATTGCCGCCGCAAAAGAGTTTTCCCTGCCTCCTGAAAGGCAAAAATTTGGTCTGATCACAGAAAAATCACTGGCTTCACCATTTACTGTTGGAGAATCTGATTCGTGGACAGCCGTCCTTCAGCTGGCAGGATGTCCACATTGTTCAAAGATTCTCAAGGCTGAAGATGACATTCAGAGACTCTTAAAGATGGAAAATCCCATAGTCTCAGAG CTGGAGGATAACCGGCAGGACCACGAGTCATCTTTGCCTGCAAATAAACCGTCGGTTATTCTTTTTGTGGATAGATCAAGTGGCTCCTTGGAAACTAGAAGGAAGAGTATGAAAGCACTTTGTACTTTCAGGGAGGTAGCTGCACAACATAAAGCGTCTGACATAATAAACTGGGGGAATGATATTAAGTCTCAGAACTCCGTTAGCCAGGCTGATGAAGAATCGGGATCCGTGTCTCTTCAGAAAACTGCCCGAAGTTTTAAGACGATCAAGTTAGAGAATAAGGTCTCTTTTGTGATTATGGATGGGGATAAAAATGTGGCCCTTGATACCATAGCTTCAGGAATGGAAGGCAGTTCCCTGCAGGAGCTACTGACAAACCTTGTTcacagaagaaaagaaaaaaagttaagcTCGATTGCTAAGGATGTTGGCTTCCGTCTATTATCTGATGATGTGCACATAAAAATACTGGATGCTTTACCATCACAAGCAGAAGTTATACCTGGTCAAGACACGTCTTCGGCAGAAGGTTCCAGTGAAAGTTCTCTTGAGCCTAGAGAAGGAGATGTGCAGAACAAGGTCGGTATGAGTTTGAAAGAAAAGGACAAAATGAAACCTCCTGAAAGTGAATCATCCCCCCAAGATGATAAAGAGCAGGTTTCTACAAACAGAAGTGAACAATTAGTAATGGATAAGGCTGgggtttataaaacaaaaaatgttgaagaagagatcaagGTATTGTTGAACTCGGAATCGAAGGAAGATCTGGTGCATAGTTTCACGggtttatttttcttctctgACGCAAACTATAAGTTGCTTAGGGGTCTAACTGGTGATGTAAAGATTCCATCAGCAGTAATAATTGATCCTGCTTTACAACAGCACTACGTCCTTCAAGATGAGTTAGCATTCAGCTATTCGTCGCTTGTCGACTCTCTTCATGGATATCTCAATGGAAGTCTATCACCTTATACACGGTCTGAAACCACTATTCACAAGCCTAAGGAAGCTACAGTTCCACCTTTTGTTAATCTGGATTTTCACGAGGCGGATTCTATTCCGCGTATCACAGTCAATAGGTTCTCCCACATGGTTCAGGCATGGAATCAATCCAGTGGAGAGAAGGCTCCGTGTCCTTTGTGCGAGGACGTTTTGGTCCTTTTTAGCAATAGCTGGTGTGGCTTTTGTCAGAGGATGGAGCTAGCTGTGCGTGAAGTATACCGATCACTAAAGGATTGTAAAGCGATTTTACAGAGAGAATCCAAGAACAAACATAAATCAG CAGAGACACCAACTAATGGCGAGAATCTAAAGTCTCCATTGATCTACTTAATGGACTGCACGTTGAATGATTGTAGCTTGATCCTAAACTCAATAAATCAG AGAGAAGTGTATCCTTCTGTGGTGTTCTTTCCAGCCGAGAGAAACAAAGTCATTTTATATGAAGGGGAAACGTCTGTAACTGACATAACCGAGTTTCTGGATCGACATGCAAATAACTCTCGTGAGTTTTTCA GAATCATTCCTACTCTGTCTGGAAAAGGAAGAAAACACTCAAACAAGCTCGACCAATCTTCATCAGCTGTAAACAATGAAGTGAAAGAGAAAGACGTGGATAAACTTGTTGAGGTCGTTGTAAGCAACAGAGATCCTCCTGAAAGAGAGGTAACCCAGGACCAGGTCAGTCCCCAATCGCCTCCAATGCACTCGGTCAAACCTGCTGTTCCTAAAGTGAAAATTGGCACAATCCTGGTTGCTACAGAAAGGCTAGGTGACAGTCCACCGTTTTCAAACTCAAAGATTCTGATCCTAAAAGCAAGCCGAGAATCCGGTTTCATGGGTGTCATCTTCAACAAACGGTTACGATGGTCATCGTTCCCTGACCTGGACGGCGGCCAAACAGCTGAGCTCTTGAAAGACACGATTCTGTCTCTCGGAGGTCCAGTGATGGATCCAGAAAAGCCGCTTTTGGCTCTGAGCCGAGAGGGAGACCCCTCCACGGATCTTGAACTCTCACCAGGCGTGTATTTCCTTGATCACGAGTCGGTGGCCCGTCGAATCCAAGAGTTGAAGTCTAGAGATGTGAAACCAAGTGATTATTGGTTTTTCGTGGGATACTCAAGCTGGAGCTATGAACAGTTGTTTGATGAGattggtcttggagtatgggaTGTTGATAACAACCAGCTTGACTTCGCTTGGCCTTGA